In the genome of Mauremys mutica isolate MM-2020 ecotype Southern chromosome 8, ASM2049712v1, whole genome shotgun sequence, one region contains:
- the LOC123376412 gene encoding uricase-like — protein MIKLLRIRRDGKKHCIKEVEACVHLRLDSVNEYLQGDNSAVIPTDTMKNAVIALAKCNGIETIEQFALDICNYFISSYCHVVYVKAYIQEAPWRRLEQNGVPHAHSFIFVPEGIRFCEVERCQDGCPLISSGIKDLKLKKTTQAGFEGFHRDKYTTLPETTDRVLSAELFCKWCYGECQDIDFDCVWDIVHESVLEAFSGPPDCGEYSPSYQKTVSDIQMLILARVSQIEETEVILNNIHYFVTDLKKLGLANEKEVLVPVETPYGSCTCVLRRRKCLEDQA, from the exons ATGATTAAGCTTCTTCGCATTAGAAGAGATGGCAAGAAACACTGCATTAAAGAAGTGGAGGCTTGTGTACATCTTAGACTGGATTCTGTCAATGAGTACTTGCAGGGAGACAATTCTGCTGTTATCCCTACTGACACCATGAAGAACGCTGTCATTGCTTTGGCAAAATGCAACGGG ATTGAAACTATAGAACAATTTGCCCTGGATATCTGCAACTACTTCATTTCATCATATTGCCATGTGGTGTACGTCAAGGCCTATATTCAAGAGGCACCATGGCGGCGTCTAGAACAG AATGGAGTTCCCCATGCCCATTCCTTTATCTTTGTTCCTGAAGGAATTCGCTTTTGTGAAGTTGAACGGTGTCAGGATG GTTGTCCACTTATTTCTTCTGGAATTAAAGATCTGAAACTTAAGAAAACAACACAGGCTGGTTTTGAAGGCTTCCACAGGGACAAATACACCACACTGCCTGAGACGACCGATAGGGTTTTAAGTGCAGAACTATTCTGCAAGTGGTGCTATGGCGAGTGCCAAGATATTGACTTTGATTGTGTATG GGATATTGTTCACGAGAGTGTCCTTGAGGCATTTTCTGGGCCACCTGACTGTGGGGAATACTCACCCTCTTACCAGAAGACTGTCAGTGATATTCAGATGCTTATCCTGGCGAGAGTTTCTCAG ATAGAGGAGACTGAAGTCATCTTGAACAACATTCACTATTTTGTCACAGACTTGAAGAAACTGGGATTGGCCAATGAAAAGGAG GTTCTGGTCCCAGTGGAGACTCCCTATGGTTCTTGTACATGCGTACTCCGTAGAAGGAAGTGCTTAGAAGATCAAGCCTAA